In one Pseudomonas fitomaticsae genomic region, the following are encoded:
- a CDS encoding SMP-30/gluconolactonase/LRE family protein — translation MQAEMIVDARNAVGESPVWVPQENALYWVDIPNGGLQRWSADTGHVHAWKAPEMLACIARHSRGGWVAGMESGFFHLQPHSDGSLDSEQLASVEHSRQDMRLNDGRCDRQGRFWAGSMVLNMGLNLPEGRLYRYAAGQTGPIEAQLDGFIVPNGLGFSPDGKTMYLSDSHPNVQLIWAFDYDIASGTPSNRRVFVDMNHYYGRPDGAAVDADGCYWICANDVGLIHRFTPEGRLDRSLKVPVKKPTMCAFGGSRMDTLFVTSIRPGDDQDPHSLAGGVFALNPGVKGLPEPVFDDLL, via the coding sequence ATGCAAGCCGAAATGATCGTCGACGCCCGCAACGCGGTGGGTGAAAGCCCGGTGTGGGTGCCGCAGGAAAATGCGCTCTACTGGGTCGATATCCCCAACGGTGGCCTGCAACGCTGGAGCGCCGACACGGGCCACGTCCACGCCTGGAAGGCTCCCGAAATGCTCGCCTGCATCGCACGACACAGCAGGGGCGGCTGGGTTGCCGGCATGGAGAGCGGGTTCTTTCACTTGCAACCGCACAGCGATGGCAGCCTCGACAGCGAGCAACTGGCGAGCGTCGAACACAGCCGTCAGGACATGCGCCTGAACGACGGTCGCTGCGACCGCCAGGGCCGGTTCTGGGCCGGCAGCATGGTGCTGAACATGGGCCTGAATCTGCCCGAGGGCCGGCTCTATCGCTACGCTGCCGGGCAGACGGGTCCGATCGAGGCACAACTCGACGGTTTCATCGTGCCCAATGGCCTGGGTTTCAGCCCGGACGGCAAGACGATGTACCTGTCGGACTCGCACCCGAATGTGCAACTGATCTGGGCCTTCGATTACGACATTGCCAGCGGCACCCCCTCCAATCGACGGGTGTTCGTGGACATGAATCATTATTACGGCCGCCCCGACGGCGCTGCCGTGGATGCCGACGGCTGCTACTGGATCTGCGCCAACGACGTCGGCCTGATCCACCGGTTCACCCCCGAAGGTCGCCTCGACCGCTCGCTAAAGGTCCCGGTGAAAAAACCCACCATGTGCGCCTTTGGCGGCAGCCGGATGGACACCTTGTTCGTGACCTCGATCCGCCCCGGCGACGACCAGGATCCGCACTCCCTGGCCGGCGGGGTGTTCGCCCTCAACCCCGGCGTCAAAGGCCTGCCGGAGCCAGTTTTCGATGACCTGCTGTAA
- a CDS encoding TRAP transporter substrate-binding protein has product MDFKRTLLAAALPLALTFGSAAQALEIKFADIHPAGYPTVVAEEQLGKTLVAESDGKLTFKMFPGGVLGSEKEVVEQAQVGAIQMARVSLGIVGPVVPDVNVFNMPFVFRDQAHMRKIIDGEIGDEILDKITQSEFNLVALAWMDGGTRNIYTKKPVRSLEDLKGMKIRVQGNPMFIETINAMGGNGIAMDTGEIFSALQTGVIDGAENNPPTLLEHNHYQNAKFYSLTGHLILPEPIVMSKITWEKLSPDQQTLVKKAAKAAQAQERTLWDAKSVSSEEKLKAAGVEFITVDKKPFYEATASIREKYGAPYADLIKRIEAVQ; this is encoded by the coding sequence ATGGACTTCAAACGCACGTTGCTCGCCGCCGCCCTCCCCCTCGCGCTCACCTTCGGCAGTGCCGCACAGGCGCTGGAAATCAAATTCGCCGATATCCACCCCGCCGGTTATCCGACCGTGGTCGCCGAAGAACAATTGGGCAAGACCCTGGTCGCCGAAAGCGACGGCAAGCTGACCTTCAAGATGTTCCCCGGCGGCGTGCTCGGCTCGGAAAAGGAAGTGGTCGAACAGGCCCAGGTCGGCGCCATCCAGATGGCCCGAGTCAGCCTCGGCATCGTCGGCCCGGTGGTGCCAGACGTGAACGTGTTCAACATGCCGTTCGTGTTCCGTGACCAGGCGCACATGCGCAAGATCATCGACGGTGAAATCGGCGACGAGATCCTCGACAAGATCACTCAATCGGAATTCAACCTCGTTGCCCTGGCGTGGATGGACGGCGGCACGCGCAACATCTACACCAAGAAACCGGTGCGCAGCCTCGAAGACCTCAAGGGCATGAAAATCCGCGTGCAGGGCAACCCGATGTTCATCGAAACCATCAACGCCATGGGCGGTAACGGGATCGCCATGGACACTGGCGAAATCTTCAGTGCGCTGCAGACCGGCGTCATCGACGGCGCGGAAAACAATCCACCCACCCTGCTCGAACACAACCACTACCAGAACGCCAAGTTCTACAGCCTGACCGGGCACCTGATCCTGCCCGAGCCCATCGTGATGTCGAAAATCACCTGGGAAAAACTCAGCCCCGATCAGCAGACGCTGGTGAAGAAAGCCGCCAAGGCTGCGCAGGCTCAGGAGCGCACGCTGTGGGATGCCAAGTCCGTCAGCAGTGAGGAAAAACTCAAGGCGGCCGGCGTCGAGTTCATCACCGTCGACAAGAAACCCTTCTACGAGGCCACCGCCTCGATCCGCGAGAAATACGGCGCACCCTACGCCGACCTGATCAAGCGCATCGAAGCCGTTCAGTAA
- a CDS encoding TRAP transporter small permease, with translation MKNLLLRINDRIYMACIWVAGLSVLTISLIIPWGVFARYVLGTGSSWPEPTAILLMMVFTFIGAAASYRAGAHMAVAMVTDRLQPNMRRTMSIVSQVLMGTICLFMTIWGTKLCLSTWNQFMSALPTLRVGITYMPIPIGGALTLIFVLEKLLLGDQSNRRVVRFDLVEENEGAA, from the coding sequence ATGAAGAATTTGCTGCTGCGCATCAATGACCGGATCTACATGGCCTGCATCTGGGTCGCCGGTCTGTCGGTGCTGACCATTTCCCTGATCATTCCCTGGGGCGTGTTCGCCCGTTACGTCCTCGGCACCGGCTCGAGCTGGCCGGAGCCCACCGCCATCCTGCTGATGATGGTCTTCACCTTCATCGGTGCTGCCGCCAGCTATCGTGCCGGCGCGCACATGGCGGTGGCGATGGTCACCGATCGCCTGCAACCGAATATGCGCCGAACCATGAGCATCGTTTCGCAAGTGCTCATGGGCACCATCTGCCTGTTCATGACGATCTGGGGCACGAAGCTGTGCCTGTCGACCTGGAACCAGTTCATGAGCGCCCTGCCGACATTGCGCGTCGGCATCACCTACATGCCGATCCCCATTGGCGGTGCGCTGACGCTGATTTTCGTACTGGAAAAACTGTTGCTTGGCGATCAAAGCAACCGCCGTGTGGTGCGATTCGACCTGGTTGAAGAAAACGAAGGGGCTGCCTGA
- a CDS encoding TRAP transporter large permease produces the protein MDALILLGSFIALILIGMPVAYALGLSALIGAWWIDIPFQALMIQVAGGVNKFSLLAIPFFVLAGAIMAEGGMSRRLVAFAGVLVGFVRGGLSLVNIMASTFFGAISGSSVADTASVGSVLIPEMERKGYPREFSTAVTVSGSVQALLTPPSHNSVLYSLAAGGTVSIASLFMAGVVPGLLMSACLMVLCLIFARKRDYPKGEVIPLREALKICGEALWGLMAMVIILGGILSGIFTATESAAIAVLWSFFVTMFIYRDYKWSELPKLMHRTVRTISIVMILIGFAASFGYIMTLMQIPAKITTLFLTLSDNRYVILMCINVMLLLLGTVMDMAPLILILTPILMPVILGIGVDPVQFGMIMLVNLGIGLITPPVGAVLFVGSAVGKVSIESTVKALLPFYAVLFLVLMLVTYVPALSLWLPHLVL, from the coding sequence ATGGACGCATTGATTCTGCTGGGCAGTTTTATCGCACTGATCCTGATCGGCATGCCGGTTGCCTATGCACTCGGGCTGTCGGCGCTGATCGGCGCATGGTGGATCGACATCCCGTTCCAGGCCTTGATGATTCAGGTGGCGGGCGGTGTGAACAAATTCTCGCTGCTGGCGATTCCGTTCTTCGTGCTCGCCGGAGCGATCATGGCCGAGGGCGGCATGTCTCGGCGGCTGGTGGCGTTCGCCGGGGTTTTGGTGGGTTTCGTGCGTGGCGGCCTGTCGCTGGTCAACATCATGGCCTCGACCTTTTTCGGCGCAATTTCCGGCTCGTCGGTGGCCGACACAGCGTCGGTGGGCTCGGTGCTGATCCCGGAAATGGAGCGCAAAGGCTACCCTCGGGAATTCTCTACGGCGGTCACCGTCAGCGGTTCGGTACAGGCCCTGCTGACCCCGCCCAGTCACAACTCGGTGCTCTACTCGCTGGCCGCCGGCGGCACTGTTTCCATTGCTTCGCTGTTCATGGCCGGCGTGGTGCCGGGCCTGCTGATGAGCGCGTGCCTGATGGTGTTGTGCCTGATTTTTGCGCGCAAACGCGACTACCCCAAAGGCGAAGTGATCCCACTGCGCGAAGCCCTGAAGATCTGCGGCGAAGCGTTGTGGGGCCTGATGGCGATGGTGATCATTCTCGGCGGGATTCTGTCGGGGATCTTCACGGCCACCGAGTCGGCGGCCATCGCCGTGCTGTGGTCGTTCTTCGTCACCATGTTCATCTACCGCGACTACAAATGGAGTGAACTGCCGAAACTGATGCACCGCACGGTACGCACCATTTCCATCGTGATGATTCTGATCGGTTTCGCCGCCAGTTTCGGCTACATCATGACCCTGATGCAGATCCCGGCGAAGATCACCACGCTGTTCCTGACCCTGTCCGACAACCGCTACGTGATCCTGATGTGCATCAACGTCATGCTGCTGTTGCTCGGCACCGTGATGGACATGGCACCGCTGATCCTGATCCTCACGCCGATCCTGATGCCGGTGATTCTCGGTATCGGCGTCGACCCGGTGCAGTTCGGCATGATCATGCTGGTCAACCTCGGTATCGGCCTGATAACGCCGCCCGTGGGAGCCGTGCTGTTCGTGGGTTCGGCGGTGGGCAAGGTCAGTATCGAAAGCACGGTGAAGGCGCTGCTGCCGTTCTACGCCGTGCTGTTCCTGGTGCTGATGCTGGTGACCTACGTTCCGGCGCTGTCGCTGTGGTTACCGCACCTGGTGTTGTAA
- a CDS encoding sulfite exporter TauE/SafE family protein: MLLASLFGVLMGLILGLTGAGGGILAVPALVLGLGWTMTQAAPVALFAVGSAAAVGAIDGLRHGLVRYRAALLIAALGAVFSPVGIYFAHQLPEKVLMILFSLLMVMVAWRMLRRERQQEGPSDHGHASWGQKNCMLNEQTGRFDWTAKCTATLAALGAVTGVVSGLLGVGGGFLIVPAFKQLTDVQMRGIVATSLMVISLISAIGVIGAFHAGVRIDPLGASFIVASIVGMIIGRKLCARVPARTLQVGFASVCLVVAAYMLLRA; this comes from the coding sequence ATGTTGCTGGCAAGTCTGTTTGGCGTGCTGATGGGATTGATCCTCGGTCTGACCGGGGCTGGCGGCGGCATTCTCGCGGTGCCGGCGCTGGTGCTCGGGCTGGGCTGGACGATGACGCAAGCAGCGCCGGTGGCGTTGTTTGCTGTCGGCAGCGCAGCGGCGGTCGGGGCCATCGATGGTTTGCGCCATGGTCTGGTGCGTTATCGCGCGGCGCTGCTGATTGCGGCGCTCGGCGCGGTGTTTTCGCCGGTGGGCATCTACTTCGCTCATCAGTTGCCGGAAAAGGTTCTGATGATCCTGTTCAGCCTGCTGATGGTCATGGTGGCGTGGCGCATGCTGCGCCGCGAACGCCAACAGGAGGGGCCGAGCGACCATGGCCACGCCAGTTGGGGCCAGAAGAACTGCATGCTCAATGAACAGACGGGTCGTTTTGACTGGACCGCCAAATGCACCGCGACCCTCGCGGCACTGGGCGCGGTCACCGGCGTGGTGTCCGGGTTGCTGGGGGTGGGTGGCGGGTTTCTGATCGTGCCGGCGTTCAAGCAACTGACCGATGTGCAGATGCGCGGCATCGTCGCCACATCCTTGATGGTCATCAGCCTGATTTCCGCCATCGGCGTGATCGGTGCGTTTCATGCCGGGGTGCGGATCGACCCTCTGGGCGCGTCGTTCATCGTGGCCAGCATCGTCGGCATGATCATCGGCCGCAAACTCTGCGCGCGAGTACCGGCGAGGACGTTGCAGGTGGGGTTTGCCAGCGTATGTCTGGTGGTCGCCGCTTACATGTTGCTGCGGGCGTGA
- a CDS encoding NAD(P)/FAD-dependent oxidoreductase has protein sequence MNDQHWGPSISADIVVIGGGTAGIGFVASLLKRDPGLKITVIEPSTLHYYQPAWTLVGGGAYDAKDTARPMNKVMPRQATWIQAAVTGIDPDQRRLTLNDQRTVTYQNLIVCPGLRLAWEKIEGLQESLGQHGVTSNYSYQHAQYTWDQVQKLRGGKALFTQPPIPIKCAGAPQKALYLSCDHWLKRNVLSKVDVEFNLAGAALFGVSTFVPPLMKYIEKYNARLAFNSNLVKVDGPAKTAWFDVKDADGNVTRQAKTFDLLHVVPPQVSPDFIAQSPLADAAGWCEVNPHTLQHPRYPEVFALGDICGTTNAKTAAAVRKQVVVVAENLLALRKELALPLKYDGYGSCPLTVEKGKVILAEFGYGGKLLPTFPLDPTVPRRSAWWLKATLLPWFYWNGMLKGREWLTSLSKVD, from the coding sequence ATGAACGATCAACACTGGGGCCCATCCATCAGTGCGGACATCGTGGTCATCGGCGGCGGCACTGCCGGCATCGGTTTTGTCGCGAGCCTGCTCAAACGCGATCCCGGCCTGAAAATCACGGTGATCGAGCCGAGCACCCTGCATTACTACCAGCCGGCCTGGACGCTGGTCGGCGGTGGCGCTTATGACGCCAAAGACACCGCCCGACCGATGAACAAGGTGATGCCGCGTCAGGCCACCTGGATTCAGGCGGCAGTGACCGGCATCGACCCGGACCAGCGCCGCCTAACCCTCAACGATCAACGCACCGTCACCTATCAGAACCTGATCGTCTGCCCCGGCCTGCGCCTGGCGTGGGAGAAGATCGAAGGCTTGCAGGAAAGCCTCGGCCAGCACGGCGTCACCTCCAACTACAGCTATCAGCACGCGCAATACACCTGGGATCAGGTGCAGAAACTGCGCGGCGGCAAAGCCCTGTTCACCCAGCCGCCGATCCCGATCAAATGCGCCGGCGCGCCGCAAAAGGCGCTGTACCTGTCCTGCGATCACTGGCTCAAACGCAACGTGCTGAGCAAGGTCGACGTCGAGTTCAATCTGGCCGGCGCCGCGCTGTTCGGCGTCTCGACCTTCGTGCCGCCGCTGATGAAGTACATCGAGAAATACAATGCGCGGCTGGCGTTCAATTCCAATCTGGTGAAGGTCGACGGCCCGGCGAAAACCGCCTGGTTCGACGTCAAGGACGCGGACGGCAATGTCACCCGTCAGGCCAAGACTTTCGATTTGCTGCACGTCGTGCCGCCGCAGGTTTCGCCGGATTTCATCGCACAAAGTCCGCTGGCCGACGCCGCCGGCTGGTGCGAGGTCAACCCGCACACGCTGCAACACCCGCGTTATCCGGAAGTGTTTGCCCTGGGCGATATCTGCGGCACCACCAATGCGAAGACCGCCGCGGCAGTGCGCAAGCAGGTCGTGGTGGTGGCGGAAAACCTGCTGGCCCTGCGCAAGGAACTGGCGTTGCCGCTGAAGTACGACGGCTACGGTTCCTGCCCGCTGACGGTGGAGAAGGGCAAGGTGATCCTCGCCGAGTTCGGCTATGGCGGAAAACTGCTGCCGACCTTTCCCCTCGACCCGACCGTGCCGCGCCGCTCCGCGTGGTGGCTGAAGGCTACGCTGCTGCCGTGGTTCTACTGGAACGGCATGCTCAAGGGCCGCGAATGGCTGACCAGTCTGTCCAAAGTCGACTGA
- a CDS encoding ArsR/SmtB family transcription factor produces MQSSLTECEVAQLRASASKACSLLKALANEDRLLILCQLTQGERNVGELEKMTGVRQPTLSQQLGILRDEGLVATRREGKYIFYGLASHEVIQVMKTLSGLYCGAVLKSWAQ; encoded by the coding sequence ATGCAATCCAGTCTGACCGAATGTGAAGTCGCCCAACTGCGCGCCTCGGCTTCCAAGGCCTGTTCGCTGCTCAAGGCATTGGCCAACGAAGATCGGTTGTTGATCCTGTGCCAGTTGACTCAGGGCGAGCGCAACGTCGGCGAACTGGAGAAAATGACCGGGGTGCGTCAGCCGACCCTGTCCCAGCAACTGGGCATCCTGCGCGATGAAGGGCTGGTCGCGACCCGTCGTGAAGGCAAGTACATTTTTTACGGTCTCGCCAGTCACGAAGTGATCCAGGTGATGAAAACCCTTTCCGGACTCTACTGCGGAGCCGTGCTCAAAAGCTGGGCGCAATAG
- a CDS encoding MBL fold metallo-hydrolase: MPALIEAFLDPASSTYSYVVYEADGGQCAIVDPVLDYDGAAGRTCTAQADKIIAFVRAHNLQVQWLLETHAHADHLSAAPYLRRELGGKIAIGESISKVQNVFKALFNLEPEFRVDGSQFDHLFAPNESFRIGNLKATALHVPGHTPADMAYLIDGEQILVGDTLFMPDVGTARCDFPGGNAHQLFNSIHKLLAFPASVKLYVCHDYPPQGRDSQCQTTVGEQRKSNIHVHDGINEAAFVEMRTKRDAGLGMPTLLLPAIQVNVRAGNLPPAEGNGVVYLKIPVNAV, from the coding sequence ATGCCCGCGCTGATTGAAGCTTTCCTCGACCCCGCCTCTTCGACCTACAGCTACGTGGTCTACGAGGCCGACGGCGGGCAGTGCGCGATCGTCGATCCGGTGCTCGATTACGACGGCGCCGCCGGCCGAACCTGCACGGCTCAGGCGGATAAGATCATCGCCTTCGTTCGCGCCCACAATCTGCAAGTGCAATGGCTGCTGGAAACTCACGCCCATGCCGATCACTTGTCCGCCGCGCCCTATTTGCGCCGGGAGCTGGGCGGGAAAATCGCGATTGGCGAGTCGATCAGCAAAGTGCAGAACGTGTTCAAGGCGCTGTTCAACCTGGAGCCGGAATTTCGTGTCGACGGCTCGCAGTTCGATCACCTGTTCGCGCCGAACGAGTCGTTCCGGATCGGCAATCTCAAGGCCACCGCCCTGCACGTCCCCGGTCACACCCCGGCGGACATGGCCTATTTGATCGACGGCGAACAGATTCTGGTCGGCGACACGCTGTTCATGCCCGACGTCGGCACTGCCCGTTGCGACTTTCCAGGCGGCAACGCGCATCAACTGTTCAATTCGATTCACAAGCTGCTGGCCTTCCCCGCCAGCGTGAAGCTCTACGTCTGCCACGACTACCCGCCGCAAGGTCGCGACTCGCAGTGCCAGACCACCGTCGGCGAACAGCGCAAAAGCAATATCCATGTGCATGACGGCATCAATGAAGCCGCGTTTGTCGAGATGCGCACCAAACGTGATGCTGGGCTGGGCATGCCGACGCTGTTGTTGCCGGCGATTCAGGTCAATGTGCGGGCGGGGAATTTACCGCCAGCGGAAGGCAATGGCGTTGTCTACCTGAAGATTCCTGTCAACGCCGTGTAA
- a CDS encoding tyrosinase family protein, producing MDIRRNHRDLSREEKAAFINAVLTLKNNINSVLRPGQQSRYDDFVQIHKNSMGRGNPLVPNPHQSPLFYPWHRILIRQFELALQAAVDDPRITLPYWNWQIGGADNPFTSNFMGGNGDNTQNQLVTTGPFSNNQSSFIVSVWDEGVGSAGLRRNLGADGRLPSEEAVISVLNITPYWLEPGGWENTSERELHNPVHAWIGGNMQEAVSPNDPIFFLHHCYLDLLWERWRHQHPNVPSFPQDDLINSTLVFHPENELAPWSQSFTVQQTLYTTELGYRYEYW from the coding sequence ATGGATATTCGCCGCAACCACCGGGATCTGTCCCGGGAAGAAAAGGCCGCCTTCATCAACGCGGTCCTGACGCTGAAAAACAACATCAACAGCGTGCTGCGTCCCGGTCAGCAAAGCCGTTACGACGACTTCGTACAGATACACAAGAATTCGATGGGACGCGGCAATCCGCTCGTTCCCAACCCGCATCAAAGTCCCTTGTTCTATCCGTGGCATCGGATCCTGATCCGCCAGTTCGAACTGGCGCTGCAGGCCGCTGTCGACGACCCCCGCATAACGCTGCCCTATTGGAACTGGCAAATCGGCGGCGCCGACAACCCGTTCACTTCGAATTTCATGGGTGGCAATGGTGACAACACCCAGAACCAGTTGGTAACGACCGGGCCTTTTTCCAATAACCAGTCGTCATTCATCGTCTCGGTATGGGACGAGGGCGTCGGGAGCGCCGGTTTGCGCCGCAATCTCGGGGCAGATGGCAGGTTGCCGTCGGAGGAAGCAGTCATTTCGGTTCTGAACATAACGCCCTACTGGTTGGAACCGGGTGGCTGGGAAAACACTTCGGAGCGCGAACTGCACAATCCCGTACACGCCTGGATAGGGGGCAATATGCAAGAGGCAGTTTCCCCGAACGACCCGATATTCTTCCTGCACCATTGCTATCTGGATCTGCTTTGGGAGCGCTGGAGACATCAACATCCGAACGTTCCCTCCTTCCCGCAGGACGATCTGATCAATTCGACACTGGTCTTTCACCCGGAAAACGAACTTGCTCCCTGGAGCCAGAGTTTTACGGTTCAGCAAACGCTTTACACGACAGAACTGGGTTATCGGTATGAATACTGGTGA
- the bkdR gene encoding Bkd operon transcriptional regulator BkdR, producing the protein MRKLDRTDIGILNSLQENARITNADLARSVNLSPTPCFNRVKAMEELGLIREQVTLLDADLLGLHVNVFIHVSLEKQVEEALQHFEEAISDRPEVMECYLMAGDPDYLIRVLVPTIQALERFMMDFLTKVPGVANIRSSFALKQVRYKTALPLPANGLTLGT; encoded by the coding sequence ATGCGCAAACTGGACCGTACCGACATCGGCATTCTCAACAGCCTTCAGGAGAACGCGCGCATCACCAACGCCGACCTGGCCCGTTCGGTCAATCTGTCGCCGACGCCGTGCTTCAACCGGGTGAAGGCGATGGAAGAACTGGGTCTGATCCGCGAGCAGGTGACATTGCTCGACGCCGACCTGCTGGGGTTGCACGTCAACGTGTTCATCCACGTCAGTCTCGAGAAGCAGGTAGAGGAAGCGCTGCAGCATTTCGAGGAGGCCATTTCCGACCGCCCCGAAGTCATGGAGTGCTACCTGATGGCCGGCGACCCGGACTATCTGATCCGGGTGCTGGTGCCGACCATTCAAGCGCTTGAGCGGTTCATGATGGACTTTTTGACCAAGGTGCCGGGCGTGGCCAACATCCGGTCAAGCTTTGCGCTCAAGCAGGTTCGCTACAAGACGGCGTTGCCATTGCCGGCCAACGGTTTGACGTTGGGCACTTAA
- a CDS encoding 3-methyl-2-oxobutanoate dehydrogenase (2-methylpropanoyl-transferring) subunit alpha: protein MTQAYEPLRLHVPEPSGRPGCKTDFSYLHLTDAGTVRKPSIDVEPADTADLARGLIRVLDDQGNALGPWAENVPVEILRKGMRAMLKTRIYDNRMVVAQRQKKMSFYMQSLGEEAIGSAQALALNIDDMCFPTYRQQSILMARDVPLVDLICQLLSNERDPLKGRQLPIMYSVKDAGFFTISGNLATQFIQGVGWGMASAIKGDTKIASAWIGDGATAESDFHTALTFAHVYRAPVILNVVNNQWAISTFQAIAGGEATTFAGRGVGCGIASLRVDGNDFYAVYAASAWAAERARRGLGPTMIEWVTYRAGPHSTSDDPSKYRPADDWSHFPLGDPIARLKQHLIKVGHWSEEEHAAVSAELEAEVIAAQKQAEQYGTLAGGQIPSAATMFEDVYKEMPEHLKRQRQQLGI from the coding sequence ATGACCCAAGCGTATGAACCGCTGCGTCTGCACGTCCCTGAACCCTCGGGCCGCCCAGGCTGCAAAACCGATTTCTCCTACCTGCATCTGACCGATGCCGGCACGGTGCGCAAACCTTCCATCGACGTAGAACCCGCCGACACCGCCGACCTGGCCCGTGGCCTGATCCGCGTGCTCGACGACCAGGGCAACGCTCTCGGCCCATGGGCCGAAAACGTGCCGGTCGAGATCCTGCGCAAAGGCATGCGTGCCATGCTCAAGACCCGGATCTACGACAACCGCATGGTGGTCGCCCAGCGTCAGAAAAAAATGTCGTTCTACATGCAGAGCCTTGGCGAAGAAGCCATCGGCAGCGCCCAGGCCCTGGCCTTGAACATCGACGACATGTGCTTCCCGACCTACCGCCAGCAAAGCATTCTGATGGCTCGCGACGTACCGCTGGTCGACCTGATCTGCCAGCTGCTGTCCAACGAGCGCGATCCGCTCAAGGGCCGCCAGCTGCCGATCATGTACTCGGTCAAGGACGCCGGTTTCTTCACCATTTCCGGCAACCTCGCCACCCAGTTCATTCAGGGCGTGGGCTGGGGCATGGCCTCGGCGATCAAGGGCGACACCAAAATCGCCTCGGCCTGGATCGGTGACGGCGCCACCGCCGAATCGGACTTCCACACCGCCCTCACCTTCGCCCACGTTTACCGTGCGCCGGTGATCCTCAACGTGGTCAACAACCAGTGGGCGATCTCGACCTTCCAGGCCATCGCCGGTGGTGAAGCCACCACGTTCGCCGGACGCGGCGTCGGCTGCGGTATCGCTTCCCTGCGCGTTGACGGCAACGATTTCTACGCGGTCTACGCCGCCTCCGCCTGGGCTGCCGAACGCGCCCGCCGCGGCCTCGGCCCGACCATGATCGAATGGGTCACCTACCGCGCCGGCCCGCACTCGACCTCCGACGATCCGTCCAAATACCGTCCTGCCGACGACTGGAGCCACTTCCCGCTGGGCGACCCGATTGCCCGCCTGAAACAGCACCTGATCAAGGTCGGCCACTGGTCTGAAGAAGAGCACGCCGCCGTCAGCGCCGAGCTCGAAGCCGAAGTGATCGCCGCACAGAAACAGGCCGAACAGTACGGCACCCTCGCCGGCGGCCAGATTCCAAGCGCCGCGACCATGTTCGAAGACGTCTACAAAGAGATGCCGGAGCACTTGAAGCGCCAGCGTCAGCAGTTGGGGATCTGA
- a CDS encoding alpha-ketoacid dehydrogenase subunit beta encodes MNDHNNNIQLETAMTTTTMTMIQALRSAMDVMLERDDNVVVFGQDVGYFGGVFRCTEGLQTKYGTSRVFDAPISESGIVGVAVGMGAYGLRPVAEIQFADYVYPASDQIISEAARLRYRSAGEFTAPMTLRMPCGGGIYGGQTHSQSIEAMFTQVCGLRTVMPSNPYDAKGLLIASIENDDPVIFLEPKRLYNGPFDGHHDRPVTPWSKHPAAQVPDGYYTVPLDVAAITRPGKDVTVLTYGTTVYVSQVAAEESGVDAEVIDLRSLWPLDLETIVKSVKKTGRCVVVHEATRTCGFGAELVSLVQEHCFHHLEAPIERVTGWDTPYPHAQEWAYFPGPSRVGAALKRVMEV; translated from the coding sequence ATGAACGATCACAACAACAATATTCAGTTGGAAACCGCCATGACCACGACCACCATGACCATGATCCAGGCCCTGCGCTCGGCCATGGATGTGATGCTTGAGCGTGACGACAACGTTGTGGTGTTCGGCCAGGACGTCGGCTACTTCGGCGGCGTGTTCCGTTGCACCGAAGGCCTGCAGACCAAGTACGGCACCTCGCGGGTGTTCGACGCGCCTATCTCCGAAAGCGGTATCGTCGGCGTCGCGGTGGGCATGGGCGCTTATGGCTTGCGCCCGGTCGCCGAGATTCAGTTCGCCGACTACGTGTACCCGGCGTCCGACCAGATCATTTCCGAAGCCGCCCGTCTGCGTTATCGCTCGGCCGGCGAGTTCACCGCGCCGATGACCCTGCGCATGCCTTGCGGCGGCGGCATCTACGGTGGCCAGACCCACAGCCAGAGCATCGAGGCGATGTTCACTCAGGTATGCGGTCTGCGCACCGTCATGCCGTCCAACCCGTATGACGCCAAAGGCCTGCTGATCGCCTCCATCGAAAACGATGACCCGGTGATCTTCCTCGAGCCGAAACGCCTGTACAACGGCCCGTTCGACGGCCACCACGACCGCCCGGTAACCCCGTGGTCGAAACACCCGGCCGCCCAGGTGCCGGACGGTTACTACACCGTGCCGCTGGACGTCGCCGCCATCACCCGTCCGGGCAAGGACGTGACCGTCCTGACCTACGGCACCACCGTTTACGTGTCGCAAGTAGCGGCCGAAGAAAGCGGCGTTGATGCGGAAGTCATTGACCTGCGCAGCCTGTGGCCGCTGGACCTGGAAACCATCGTCAAATCCGTGAAGAAAACCGGCCGTTGCGTCGTGGTTCACGAAGCCACCCGCACCTGCGGTTTCGGCGCCGAACTGGTGTCACTCGTGCAAGAGCATTGCTTCCATCACCTGGAAGCGCCGATCGAACGCGTCACCGGATGGGATACCCCCTACCCGCACGCGCAGGAGTGGGCGTATTTCCCTGGGCCGTCCCGAGTGGGCGCGGCGCTGAAACGGGTCATGGAGGTCTGA